Proteins co-encoded in one Actinobacillus succinogenes 130Z genomic window:
- a CDS encoding DegT/DnrJ/EryC1/StrS family aminotransferase: protein MLNTAFEPWPSFTQEEADAVSRVLLSNRVNYWTGTECREFEKEFAAYVGTKYAIALTNGTVALDLALNALGIGAGDDVIVTSRTFLASASSIVTAGANPVFADVEPDSQVISRRTIEAVLTPNTKAIICVHLAGWMCDMDPIMDLAKEKGMYVIEDCAQAHGAQYKGKSAGSIGHIAAWSFCQDKIMTTGGEGGMVTTNDKDLWNKMWSYKDHGKDFDTVYNKQHPPGFRWLHNSFGTNWRMMEMQAVIGRIQLTRMADWTAKRIHNMERILDAFGDSSYFSVFRPTRDYVHAAYKCYVQVNPQTLPEGWSRDRIMQVINEQGVPCYSGSCSEVYLEKAFDNTPWRPAQRLPNAKLLGETSLMFLVHPTLSEESLDKTCAAITQVIKALSENK from the coding sequence ATGTTGAATACTGCTTTCGAACCGTGGCCTTCGTTTACTCAGGAAGAGGCCGATGCGGTTTCCCGCGTGCTTTTATCAAACCGCGTCAATTATTGGACGGGTACCGAATGTCGTGAATTTGAAAAAGAATTTGCCGCTTATGTAGGGACAAAATATGCCATCGCGTTGACTAACGGTACTGTCGCTTTAGATCTCGCCTTAAATGCGTTGGGGATCGGTGCCGGTGATGATGTTATCGTTACTTCCCGTACTTTTCTGGCTTCCGCCAGTTCTATCGTTACTGCCGGCGCCAATCCGGTGTTTGCGGATGTCGAGCCGGATTCTCAAGTTATTTCCCGTCGTACTATTGAAGCCGTTCTTACTCCGAATACCAAAGCGATAATCTGTGTGCACTTGGCCGGCTGGATGTGCGATATGGATCCGATTATGGATTTGGCAAAAGAAAAAGGAATGTATGTCATTGAAGATTGCGCACAGGCGCACGGCGCTCAATATAAAGGTAAATCCGCAGGTTCCATCGGTCATATTGCGGCTTGGTCTTTCTGCCAGGATAAAATTATGACCACCGGCGGTGAGGGCGGTATGGTTACCACAAACGATAAAGATTTGTGGAATAAAATGTGGTCTTATAAAGATCACGGTAAAGATTTTGATACGGTTTATAACAAACAACATCCGCCGGGTTTCCGTTGGTTACATAATTCATTCGGCACTAACTGGCGCATGATGGAAATGCAGGCGGTAATCGGACGTATTCAGTTAACCCGCATGGCGGATTGGACGGCGAAACGTATTCATAATATGGAACGCATTCTGGATGCTTTCGGCGACAGCTCTTATTTCTCTGTGTTCAGACCGACTCGGGATTATGTGCATGCGGCGTATAAATGTTATGTACAGGTTAATCCTCAGACTTTACCTGAAGGTTGGTCGAGAGATCGGATTATGCAGGTAATCAATGAACAGGGCGTGCCTTGTTACAGCGGTTCCTGTTCCGAAGTGTATTTGGAAAAAGCCTTTGATAATACGCCTTGGCGTCCGGCACAACGTTTGCCGAATGCGAAATTGTTGGGTGAAACCAGCTTAATGTTTTTAGTTCACCCGACACTCAGCGAAGAAAGTCTGGATAAAACTTGTGCGGCAATAACTCAGGTTATTAAGGCATTATCGGAAAACAAATAA
- a CDS encoding HAD family hydrolase: MKNKALVLDLDDTLYAEIDFLYSAYHHIAFRLAPEQEEMLFNRLVERYHRGENAFQYLTERYDVDLATLLEWYRFHIPDIHLFPHVEEQLNLFKSDWRFALVTDGRSVTQRNKVKALGLEPLLDCMVISEEVGSEKPSLNNYRLVEDALQCKDYIYIGDNPKKDFVTPNKLGWKTICLRDRGTNIHKQDFEIPHEFRPHFYMSDWSDLPTILNF, translated from the coding sequence ATGAAAAATAAAGCGTTGGTGCTGGATTTAGACGACACGCTGTATGCGGAAATTGATTTTCTGTATTCTGCTTATCATCACATTGCGTTTCGCTTAGCGCCGGAACAAGAGGAAATGTTGTTTAACCGTCTGGTTGAACGGTATCACCGCGGTGAAAATGCTTTTCAGTATTTGACGGAACGATATGATGTCGATTTGGCAACGTTGCTGGAGTGGTATCGTTTCCATATTCCGGATATTCACTTGTTTCCTCATGTAGAGGAACAGTTAAACCTGTTTAAATCCGATTGGCGTTTTGCTTTAGTCACGGACGGACGTTCCGTAACACAGCGAAATAAAGTGAAAGCATTGGGGTTGGAACCGTTACTGGATTGTATGGTGATTTCGGAGGAAGTCGGTAGCGAGAAACCCAGTTTGAACAACTATCGATTGGTTGAAGATGCGCTTCAGTGCAAGGATTACATTTATATAGGAGACAACCCTAAAAAAGATTTTGTAACGCCGAATAAATTAGGCTGGAAAACTATTTGTTTAAGGGATCGCGGAACCAATATCCACAAACAGGATTTTGAAATTCCGCACGAATTCCGACCGCACTTTTATATGTCGGATTGGTCGGATTTACCGACGATTTTGAATTTTTAA
- a CDS encoding ATP-grasp domain-containing protein: protein MNILITSAGQRVSLVQAFKKELSRLVSGGKVLTVDLNPELAPACYVADGHFQVPRVTDANYIPTLLEICAANNVKLIVPTIDTELLILSEHLQRFKEKGITISVSDAALIRKCRDKRLTNELFVAQGIAVPKQFKKGQFEYPVFVKPYNGSLSKGIFVAEKEEDISPEQLENPELMFMQYISPEEYDEYTVDCYFDKDSVLKSAVPRKRIFVRAGEINKGVTKKNAIVTQLSQKLSYLPGARGCLTVQVFYRESDESILGIEINPRFGGGYPLSYLAGANYPRWLIQEYLFNQAVPAFDAWEADLLMLRYDAEVLAHHYEK, encoded by the coding sequence ATGAACATTCTTATAACATCCGCCGGACAACGTGTTTCTCTTGTTCAGGCCTTTAAAAAGGAATTATCGCGATTAGTAAGCGGCGGTAAAGTGTTAACCGTGGATTTAAATCCCGAGCTGGCACCGGCTTGCTATGTGGCGGACGGGCATTTTCAGGTACCGCGGGTGACGGATGCGAATTACATTCCGACATTGCTTGAAATCTGTGCGGCAAATAACGTGAAATTGATTGTTCCGACCATTGATACGGAGTTGTTGATTTTAAGCGAACATCTGCAACGGTTTAAAGAAAAAGGCATTACTATTTCCGTCAGTGATGCGGCGTTAATCAGAAAATGCCGTGATAAACGATTAACCAATGAGCTTTTCGTTGCACAGGGTATTGCCGTGCCGAAACAGTTTAAAAAAGGTCAGTTCGAGTATCCGGTTTTCGTGAAACCTTATAACGGCAGTTTGAGCAAGGGTATTTTTGTGGCGGAGAAAGAAGAAGATATTTCGCCGGAACAGTTGGAAAACCCGGAACTCATGTTTATGCAATATATTTCGCCGGAAGAATATGACGAATACACCGTAGATTGTTATTTCGACAAAGATTCCGTGTTGAAAAGTGCGGTACCGAGAAAGCGTATTTTTGTACGAGCGGGTGAAATTAACAAAGGCGTGACTAAGAAAAATGCCATTGTTACCCAATTATCGCAAAAACTGTCTTATCTACCGGGTGCGCGCGGCTGCTTGACGGTGCAAGTGTTTTATCGGGAATCCGATGAGAGCATTCTGGGAATTGAAATTAATCCGCGTTTCGGCGGCGGTTATCCGTTAAGTTATCTGGCGGGCGCGAACTATCCCCGCTGGCTGATTCAGGAATATCTGTTTAATCAAGCCGTTCCGGCATTCGATGCTTGGGAGGCGGATTTATTAATGTTGCGTTACGACGCGGAAGTGTTGGCACATCATTATGAAAAATAA
- a CDS encoding sugar transferase, with protein sequence MIKRLFDIVIASVALILFSPLYLLVAYKVRRNLGSPVLFKQIRPGLHGKPFEMIKFRTMKDGVDQNGNILPDAERLTPFGKMLRATSLDELPELWNVLKGDMSLVGPRPLLMDYLALYNERQAKRHDVKPGITGYAQVNGRNAISWEQKFELDAWYVEHQSFWLDLKIIAKTIQKVIAKDDINAADDATMPKFEGNKKS encoded by the coding sequence ATGATAAAACGCCTTTTCGATATTGTTATCGCATCGGTAGCGCTGATTTTGTTTTCGCCGTTGTATTTATTGGTGGCGTATAAAGTCAGACGGAATTTGGGGTCGCCGGTGTTATTTAAGCAAATCCGTCCGGGCTTGCACGGTAAACCTTTTGAAATGATTAAGTTCAGAACCATGAAAGACGGTGTAGATCAAAACGGCAATATTTTACCGGATGCGGAACGGTTGACGCCGTTCGGTAAAATGCTACGGGCAACCAGTCTGGACGAATTGCCGGAATTGTGGAACGTGTTAAAAGGCGACATGAGCTTAGTGGGACCGCGCCCGTTACTGATGGATTATTTGGCGCTGTATAACGAACGGCAGGCTAAACGCCACGACGTAAAACCGGGTATTACCGGTTATGCTCAGGTAAACGGGCGTAATGCCATCAGCTGGGAACAGAAATTTGAATTGGATGCCTGGTACGTGGAACACCAATCCTTTTGGCTGGATTTAAAGATCATTGCAAAAACCATTCAAAAAGTGATTGCTAAAGACGATATTAATGCGGCAGATGATGCCACCATGCCTAAATTTGAAGGAAATAAAAAATCATGA
- a CDS encoding O-antigen ligase family protein, translating to MKLILPLYVLFFFVLISLLNSFSSEKAVDSFFFGAVIFLFHYTFLAFNRDDGEKGIRYLVLGLSLIVLAGFFIEALLGFQLVSGNEELTVTDKAFKGFFFNTNDQAVIMISLAVLVGFFFIIRENGWKVKLTGYALLLIIGLAIVVSASRSVLLSYLIMMMLILFLNASVYFKAVYLFFACVIALFVFNLSWLQELFIMLAKIDWLERPIERFSLVIFSMADDKSVGYRTEIYTAFLDNFKILWLGYGPRDYIGYFDQIKLSFPLGYTNPHSFFIEVYLAFGIFAFFAFLYFILYSVYYVLTDYLLAWKERIFILFIFVNFCWIVWVPSSVLRLPLVWYPLFLVLVYAVLVRNGTFTDPKLVSSRRVS from the coding sequence TTGAAACTGATATTACCGTTATACGTATTGTTTTTTTTCGTATTGATTTCGTTATTAAATAGTTTTTCTTCGGAAAAAGCGGTGGATTCGTTTTTTTTCGGGGCGGTGATTTTTTTATTCCATTATACTTTTTTAGCCTTTAATCGGGATGACGGAGAAAAAGGTATTCGGTATCTTGTGCTGGGCTTGTCGTTAATCGTTTTAGCCGGTTTTTTTATTGAAGCGTTACTGGGTTTTCAGTTGGTATCGGGTAATGAAGAATTAACCGTAACCGATAAAGCGTTTAAAGGGTTTTTCTTTAATACCAACGACCAGGCGGTGATTATGATTTCCCTTGCCGTACTGGTAGGTTTTTTTTTCATCATTCGGGAAAACGGTTGGAAAGTGAAATTAACCGGATATGCGCTGTTGCTCATTATCGGTTTGGCTATCGTGGTCAGTGCATCCCGTTCGGTATTGCTGAGTTATCTGATCATGATGATGCTGATATTGTTTTTAAATGCGTCGGTCTATTTTAAAGCGGTGTATCTGTTTTTTGCCTGCGTGATCGCATTATTTGTATTTAATCTTTCCTGGTTACAGGAATTATTTATTATGCTAGCCAAAATCGATTGGCTGGAACGTCCGATAGAGCGTTTTTCATTGGTGATATTTTCCATGGCGGATGATAAATCCGTCGGCTATCGGACAGAAATTTATACGGCGTTTTTAGATAACTTTAAGATTCTTTGGTTGGGTTACGGTCCTAGAGATTATATCGGTTATTTTGATCAGATAAAGTTAAGTTTTCCGTTAGGTTATACCAATCCTCACAGCTTTTTCATAGAAGTTTATCTGGCGTTCGGTATTTTTGCGTTTTTTGCTTTTTTATATTTTATATTGTATTCCGTTTATTACGTATTAACCGATTATTTATTAGCTTGGAAAGAACGAATATTTATTTTGTTTATTTTTGTTAATTTTTGCTGGATTGTCTGGGTTCCGTCTTCAGTATTAAGACTGCCGTTGGTTTGGTATCCGCTTTTCCTGGTTTTGGTTTATGCGGTTTTAGTAAGAAACGGGACTTTTACCGATCCGAAATTGGTTAGTAGCAGGAGAGTTTCATGA
- a CDS encoding glycosyltransferase has product MQDKKHILIVAPYVTFPHEMGMNRFIYLAKMLSAEFDVTLVTSKYCHFLKKHRERTPELGNVKVILLDEPGYRKNVSLQRLISHRRFCRNFETLLKSYDRQIDAVYSAYPLIRTNYILGRYKQSKNFKLIIDVQDVWPEAIAGPIAFFSTQIGKMLMKPITQYADKTYSYADALVAVSETYLQRADVNRLPARLKSAVYIGGDFLFTKSNGKKATDKLVATYLGTMAGSYDLETVVRAAPLCSKKVKIQFIGTGPHEASLQALNRQLGGHVTFLGVHPYKEAMRILADSDVALNAIKASSEGSITNKLSDYICCALPILSCQKHPEVEKLLALGGGIQYTAGDHRELAAKLDKLAEDQAVLDKMSQTNLSLAKEKFLRERSYKEIEKLIKNII; this is encoded by the coding sequence ATGCAAGATAAAAAACATATTCTGATTGTCGCACCTTATGTCACATTTCCGCATGAAATGGGCATGAACCGTTTTATTTATCTTGCCAAAATGCTATCGGCGGAATTTGATGTGACGCTGGTAACCAGTAAATATTGTCATTTCTTAAAGAAACACAGAGAACGGACGCCGGAACTGGGTAATGTCAAAGTGATTTTATTGGATGAGCCGGGATACCGCAAAAATGTCAGTCTTCAGCGTTTAATCAGCCATCGCCGGTTTTGCCGTAATTTTGAAACCTTGTTAAAAAGTTACGATCGGCAAATCGATGCGGTTTATTCCGCTTATCCGCTAATCAGAACGAATTATATTTTAGGCCGTTACAAGCAAAGTAAAAACTTTAAATTAATTATTGATGTGCAGGACGTCTGGCCGGAAGCCATTGCCGGACCTATTGCGTTTTTTTCTACACAAATCGGTAAAATGCTGATGAAACCGATTACCCAGTATGCGGATAAAACTTACAGCTATGCGGATGCGTTAGTGGCGGTTTCCGAAACTTATCTGCAACGGGCGGATGTGAATCGATTGCCGGCTAGGCTGAAAAGTGCGGTCTATATCGGCGGAGATTTTTTATTTACCAAATCAAACGGTAAAAAAGCGACGGATAAACTGGTTGCGACTTATTTAGGTACCATGGCGGGCAGTTACGATTTGGAGACCGTAGTGAGAGCTGCGCCGTTGTGTAGCAAGAAAGTGAAAATCCAATTTATCGGTACCGGTCCGCATGAGGCTTCTTTACAGGCGTTAAACCGCCAGTTGGGCGGGCATGTAACGTTTTTAGGCGTGCATCCTTATAAAGAAGCTATGCGTATACTGGCGGATTCCGATGTGGCGTTAAATGCCATTAAGGCTTCGTCGGAAGGCAGTATCACCAATAAATTGTCCGATTATATCTGTTGTGCATTACCGATTCTAAGCTGTCAAAAACATCCCGAAGTAGAAAAATTGTTGGCTTTGGGCGGGGGGATTCAATACACCGCAGGCGATCATCGGGAATTGGCTGCCAAGCTGGATAAGCTGGCGGAAGACCAAGCGGTTTTAGATAAAATGTCGCAAACGAATTTATCGCTTGCAAAAGAGAAGTTTTTACGTGAACGTTCCTATAAAGAAATTGAGAAATTAATTAAAAATATTATTTGA
- a CDS encoding oligosaccharide flippase family protein → MVRLISTVFIRQILVGILQVITLIVIARGLGTEQMGQYTLAILLPTLFSQIITFGLQSINIYAIGRKMVNENQALYANLFFLSGLSVLTSLILSVVVHYFGRYFFNEVPVSLLYLSLASLLPQTFFTVLPSLIQAVQNFKWFNILCVAQPLVIFLVSMVAILLSNNVSSILTAYVLSHWISFFILLGIILKLIKVETYSLRRFCSEFIGYGLKSHLSNIITLLNYRSSLLILGYFTTPVVVGIYSVGMQLAEKLWLPSQAVSTVLLPRLSNKLGEGSDEKEVAKLTLDSARLTFIVTLVIGLAFACLSSVVVNILFGAEYKKSVYVILLLLPGILAWTPSRILANDLAARGFAELNLKNSYWVFGINTVLSLCLVPLWGLIGASVATTVAYTMDLVLRLMAFNRVTQSQAFLHILPKPSDFGTMVNFIKGLKNAR, encoded by the coding sequence ATGGTGAGATTAATATCGACGGTTTTTATTCGACAGATTTTAGTCGGTATTTTGCAGGTTATTACATTAATTGTCATTGCCAGAGGATTGGGTACCGAACAAATGGGGCAATATACCTTAGCGATTTTATTGCCGACGCTGTTTTCCCAAATTATTACCTTTGGTTTGCAGAGTATCAATATTTACGCCATCGGGCGGAAGATGGTGAATGAAAATCAGGCGCTGTACGCCAATCTGTTTTTTTTATCCGGTTTGTCGGTTCTGACCAGCTTGATATTGAGCGTTGTAGTGCATTATTTCGGACGGTATTTCTTTAATGAAGTACCGGTAAGTCTATTGTATTTATCGCTTGCGTCTTTGTTGCCGCAGACGTTTTTTACCGTATTGCCGTCTTTAATTCAGGCGGTACAGAATTTTAAATGGTTCAATATCCTTTGCGTGGCGCAGCCGTTAGTCATTTTTCTGGTTTCCATGGTGGCGATATTACTTTCGAATAATGTGAGTTCAATTTTAACCGCTTACGTATTAAGTCATTGGATTAGTTTTTTTATTTTACTCGGAATTATCTTGAAATTAATCAAGGTGGAAACTTACTCCTTAAGACGTTTTTGTTCCGAATTTATCGGTTACGGGCTGAAATCTCATTTGAGTAACATTATTACGTTGTTGAATTACCGTTCTTCATTGTTGATTTTAGGTTATTTCACGACACCGGTTGTGGTCGGTATTTATTCCGTGGGGATGCAATTGGCGGAAAAATTATGGTTGCCGTCTCAGGCGGTGAGTACCGTATTGCTTCCCCGTTTATCCAATAAATTAGGTGAGGGCAGCGATGAAAAAGAGGTGGCTAAGCTTACGTTAGACAGCGCCAGACTGACCTTTATTGTGACGCTGGTTATAGGTCTTGCTTTTGCCTGTTTGTCTTCCGTCGTGGTAAATATTTTATTCGGCGCGGAATACAAAAAGTCCGTGTATGTGATTTTATTGTTATTGCCGGGTATTTTAGCCTGGACGCCGTCGAGAATTTTGGCCAACGATCTTGCCGCCCGGGGATTTGCCGAGTTGAATCTGAAAAATTCTTACTGGGTGTTCGGGATTAATACCGTTTTGAGTTTATGTCTCGTTCCGTTATGGGGATTAATCGGCGCATCTGTTGCGACGACCGTTGCTTACACTATGGATTTGGTGTTGCGGTTGATGGCGTTTAATCGGGTAACGCAGAGTCAGGCATTTTTACATATTCTGCCGAAACCCTCGGATTTCGGTACGATGGTGAATTTTATAAAAGGATTAAAAAATGCAAGATAA
- a CDS encoding glycosyltransferase, whose translation MHILILPSWYPLHDNDLNGSFFREQAHALANAGVKVGVIAPQFRSLRLGKTAVLGRYDQEVWLDGEIPTYFQHGVFWFPRVPYLDLKRWVNAGLALFDRYVKERGMPDILHVHSLLHAGPLALEIHKKYRIPYCVTEHSSVFGRELVKDWEWERLKQSEAAASELLAVSKSLADLLQQKLNGKAWTVFPNLLDDLFTQSSMDSSARKYQLCAVAFLHAKKGFDVLIKAFATVVKTYPQLKLVIGGDGPERAKLESLIKTLDLDNNVTLLGALSRKEVCQLMRESLCFVLSSYIETFGVVVIEALSQGTPVVSTLCGGPESILTEGDGLFVKPGDEKEMAKGILEFLANQDKFDNAQIRQRCIDTYSKKPFVHKLTAVYQDILDKK comes from the coding sequence ATGCATATCCTGATATTGCCGTCTTGGTACCCTTTGCATGACAATGATTTAAACGGTTCTTTTTTCAGGGAACAAGCCCATGCGCTTGCTAATGCCGGTGTAAAAGTCGGCGTAATCGCACCGCAGTTTAGATCATTGCGGTTAGGGAAAACTGCGGTTCTAGGGCGTTATGATCAGGAAGTCTGGCTGGACGGCGAGATTCCTACGTATTTTCAACATGGCGTATTTTGGTTTCCTAGAGTTCCCTATTTGGATTTAAAACGTTGGGTGAATGCCGGATTGGCATTATTCGACCGTTATGTGAAAGAGCGGGGAATGCCGGATATTTTGCATGTACACAGTTTGTTACATGCAGGTCCTTTGGCATTGGAAATTCACAAAAAATACCGGATTCCTTATTGCGTTACCGAACATAGCTCCGTTTTCGGACGGGAATTGGTAAAAGATTGGGAATGGGAACGTTTGAAACAGTCCGAAGCGGCGGCCAGCGAATTATTGGCGGTCAGTAAAAGCTTGGCGGATTTATTGCAGCAAAAATTAAACGGTAAAGCGTGGACGGTTTTTCCTAATTTATTGGACGATTTATTTACACAAAGTTCGATGGATTCGTCAGCGCGAAAATATCAGCTGTGCGCCGTCGCGTTTTTACATGCGAAAAAAGGATTTGACGTCTTAATTAAGGCGTTCGCTACGGTGGTTAAAACTTACCCGCAGCTAAAATTGGTTATCGGCGGTGACGGGCCCGAACGGGCGAAACTGGAATCCTTAATTAAAACCCTGGACTTGGACAATAATGTGACTTTGCTCGGTGCGCTTTCCCGGAAGGAAGTATGCCAATTAATGAGAGAAAGTCTGTGTTTTGTGCTGTCCAGCTATATTGAAACCTTCGGGGTGGTCGTGATTGAAGCTTTATCGCAGGGTACGCCGGTGGTATCTACCTTATGCGGAGGACCGGAATCTATTTTAACGGAGGGGGACGGTTTGTTCGTTAAACCTGGCGATGAAAAGGAGATGGCTAAAGGGATTTTGGAATTTCTTGCCAATCAGGACAAATTTGATAACGCACAAATTCGGCAGAGATGTATTGATACTTATTCGAAGAAGCCGTTTGTGCATAAGCTGACGGCTGTTTATCAGGATATTTTAGATAAAAAGTAA
- a CDS encoding glycosyltransferase: MSQAKLRILLVSDMGHIGGTEIATLIAATELNPLAESVTVFGKTGPLFEHIDKLGIQQINADCHTKNPLKLLNYVYQLVKTVNDNQIDVIHAQMARPLLFIWLAKKFFKNKRVKIFWTSRGLDHETYQKVVPFFVKMGVRGLGNCKLERQKLIRYGYPETQTSYIYNAYRLTPTAKPMKSLNKSQFVIGTLSALREGRSVELFLDLAKYCLTYYPERQFRFVIGGDGPHRGVLEKIAGDLGLEQQVEFLGNVSDVMTFMDGVDVFVSPLVVDGDSGAGLSNSIVEAMIMKVPVCAFRAAGIEEIVINGNTGHLIEARDIPAMAEAVCQTVDNKTETESCVNNAYDLIIRECDPKKYAQKLLKLYKEL, translated from the coding sequence ATGAGCCAGGCTAAGTTACGCATATTGCTGGTGAGCGATATGGGGCATATCGGCGGAACGGAAATCGCCACTTTGATCGCCGCTACGGAATTAAATCCGTTGGCGGAATCCGTGACGGTTTTCGGTAAAACCGGACCGTTATTCGAGCACATCGACAAATTGGGAATTCAACAAATTAATGCGGATTGCCATACCAAAAATCCGTTGAAATTATTGAATTATGTTTATCAGTTGGTGAAAACGGTCAATGATAATCAAATTGATGTAATTCACGCGCAAATGGCACGTCCGTTACTGTTTATTTGGCTGGCGAAAAAATTTTTCAAAAATAAACGGGTGAAGATTTTCTGGACGTCACGCGGTTTGGATCACGAGACTTATCAGAAAGTTGTGCCGTTTTTTGTCAAGATGGGGGTAAGAGGACTGGGCAATTGTAAGCTGGAACGGCAAAAATTGATTCGTTACGGTTATCCTGAAACGCAAACCTCTTATATTTACAACGCCTATCGTTTAACGCCGACGGCTAAGCCGATGAAATCTTTGAATAAATCGCAGTTTGTGATCGGAACTTTATCCGCCTTGCGCGAAGGTCGCAGCGTCGAATTGTTTTTGGATTTGGCGAAATATTGCCTGACTTATTATCCGGAACGTCAATTCCGATTTGTGATCGGCGGTGACGGTCCGCATCGCGGGGTATTGGAAAAAATCGCCGGGGACTTAGGACTTGAACAACAGGTGGAATTTTTAGGCAATGTGTCGGATGTCATGACTTTCATGGACGGCGTTGACGTGTTTGTCAGTCCGTTGGTCGTAGATGGCGACAGCGGTGCGGGATTATCCAATTCTATCGTGGAAGCAATGATTATGAAAGTGCCGGTTTGTGCTTTCAGAGCAGCCGGTATTGAAGAAATCGTGATAAACGGCAATACGGGACATTTGATTGAAGCGCGCGATATTCCGGCGATGGCGGAAGCGGTTTGTCAGACAGTGGATAATAAAACGGAAACCGAATCCTGTGTGAATAATGCCTACGATTTGATTATTCGAGAGTGCGATCCGAAAAAATACGCACAGAAGTTGTTGAAACTCTATAAGGAGTTGTAA
- a CDS encoding DegT/DnrJ/EryC1/StrS family aminotransferase: protein MEFIDLKAQQQRIKAQIDAGIQNVLTHGKYILGPEVAELEEKLAAYVGAKYCITCANGTDALQIAQMALGIGAGDEVITPGFTYIATAETVALLGAKPVYVDVDPKTYNIDPAKLEAAITARTKAIIPVSLYGQCADFDAVNAVAQKYNLPVIEDAAQSFGASYKNRKSCNLTTIACTSFFPSKPLGCYGDGGAIFTNDDELAKVIRQVARHGQDRRYHHIRVGVNSRLDTLQAAILLPKLAILDDEIAARQRVAENYTRLFNQAGIHTTPFIEAHNQSAWAQYTIQVDNRTDVQEKLKTSGIPTAVHYPIPLNKQPAVADSGVRLPVGDSIAERVMSLPMHPYLTPEEQQKIVQSLG, encoded by the coding sequence ATGGAATTCATTGATTTAAAGGCGCAACAGCAACGCATTAAAGCGCAGATTGACGCGGGGATTCAAAACGTATTGACGCACGGTAAATATATTTTAGGACCGGAAGTGGCGGAATTGGAAGAAAAACTGGCGGCTTACGTCGGCGCAAAATATTGCATTACCTGCGCTAACGGTACGGACGCGTTGCAAATCGCACAAATGGCGTTAGGTATCGGTGCGGGCGATGAGGTCATTACCCCGGGATTTACCTATATCGCTACGGCGGAAACCGTTGCCTTGTTAGGCGCAAAGCCCGTTTATGTGGACGTAGATCCGAAAACTTACAATATTGACCCGGCGAAACTGGAAGCCGCCATTACAGCACGCACTAAAGCCATTATTCCCGTCAGTCTGTACGGGCAATGTGCGGATTTTGATGCGGTAAATGCTGTCGCGCAGAAATACAACTTACCGGTGATTGAGGACGCGGCGCAAAGTTTCGGTGCGAGCTATAAAAACCGTAAAAGTTGTAATTTAACCACTATTGCCTGTACCAGTTTCTTCCCAAGCAAACCTTTAGGTTGTTATGGTGACGGCGGTGCGATTTTTACCAATGACGATGAGTTGGCGAAAGTGATTAGACAAGTGGCGAGACACGGTCAGGATCGTCGTTATCATCATATCCGTGTAGGGGTGAACAGCCGTTTAGACACCTTACAGGCAGCGATTTTATTACCGAAATTGGCAATTTTGGATGATGAAATTGCCGCCCGTCAGCGCGTAGCGGAAAATTATACCCGGTTGTTTAATCAAGCGGGCATTCACACCACGCCGTTTATCGAGGCGCATAACCAAAGCGCTTGGGCGCAATACACCATTCAAGTGGACAACCGCACCGATGTGCAGGAAAAATTAAAAACATCAGGAATTCCGACCGCGGTTCATTATCCGATTCCGTTAAATAAACAGCCGGCCGTGGCGGATAGCGGTGTTCGTTTACCGGTGGGCGATTCGATTGCCGAACGCGTGATGAGTTTGCCTATGCATCCGTATCTCACGCCGGAAGAACAGCAAAAAATCGTACAAAGTTTAGGATAG